A segment of the Aureliella helgolandensis genome:
GGCTCAGGCGCTGCTTGAGCGGAATGGGAGAAGTGGTGGGCGAGAAGTCCGGAACAAGCACAATGCTCTACTACGAGGCTTGATGCACTGTGGGGCCTGCGACTGCGGCATGAGCCATTCGTACTCCAAGAAGGGTAGCAAGCTCTACAGATACTACGTCTGCCACAGGGCGCAAAAGCGGGGCTGGGAGGAGTGCCCTGCGCCGTCCCTACCGGCGGGTGAGATTGAGCGGTTCGTAGTCGACCAGATTAAGCGCATTGGCCGAGATCCTGCCTTGATTCGCACCACGTTGGCCCAGGTGCAACGACAAACGGACGAAGAACTCCGACGCCTCGCGGCCGAGAAAACGGCACTGGCCCGCGATGTGCGGCAAGACTACGTCGAGGTTGGTAGATTGGCCGGTACCGCATTGGCTGGCGATCCAAGACTGTTGGAGGTTCAAACTCGAATCCGGGAGGCTGAACGCAGGATGACCGTCATTGGGGAAGAGCTGGCATCGCTGAAATCGCAGGCCATTGATGAAAAGGACGTTGCAGCCTCCCTGGGTGAATTCGATAGCATCTGGGAAGCACTCGCACCACGGGAACAGGCCCGCGTACTGGAGCTGCTCATTGAACGAGTTACCTACGATGCCGATACCAGCACCCTGTCGATCACTTACCGACCAACCGGTATCAAGTCACTGGCCAAGCAGGGTATTGATCGAATTGAGGAAGCAGCATGATTCAAACTCAACACAAGATTCATTTCAAATCGGGCAGACGTTCGCGCAAGGAGCTGTCGGGCGGAGTCGCTACACCTCAGCCAACGGGTCGGCTGCCACGCATTACCAAATTGATGGCTCTGGCGATTCGCCTTGACCATCTCATCAAGACTGGGCAGGTCACCGACCAAGCAGAGCTGGCACGTGTGGGACATGTGTCACGGGCGCGGCTGACTCAAATTATGAATCTGCTCTACCTGGCGCCGGACATCCAAGAGGAGCTACTGCACTTGCCTGTCACAGTGAATGGACAAGATGCAATCATTGAGCGGGACCTGAGGGCGATTGCGGGGATGGTGAGTTGGAAAGAGCAGCGGGAGGCTCGGAAGCATACCGAAGCAAGGCACATTCGTTAATTCTCTGACTACATTCGAAGCCACTGCTACGAGGATTTTCGCGAAGTTGCCACGTCGGCAAAACTACTGCCGAACGTCCAAACTCCACTTTCCGCTTTACGTCCTTGAAGTGGAACGAGCAATTTCAGTGACCAATCCAGAGTTGCATACGTTGGTCTAACTTGAGACAGTTCGCGAAGCCACTAACTCGCATAGATTGAAGTGCACAAAGTTAGCCACCAACGGACGGTTGATGCCCAATAACGGTTTGTCATGTGTCACTAGCCTGGCCCCTCCCATCGTCGAGGCTCTCGATTCGCGAATTATGTCCAAAACTCTACTGCATGAGATCTTCTATCAGCTTTTGGGTTGGGGTGTTTCCTCTGCGATCGTTGAAACCGAATTCAACTGCAACTCTAAGGCTTCAACTAGAGCACCAGCCTTATTCACGAAGGCTTTAAGTCGCGATATTCGCCCCTCCAATTGCTCGCGAACTCTTTGGTTAAGGCTAGGCTCTGTGCTAAACTCATCCTCCGGGGCGACAAGCTTGATCACAATCTCGGACGGTCCATCATCTCGGCCGGCATTCATTGCGTCCTTGACCCACTCTTTGGATTTGTCAGTAGCCAAACTTGCGGCCTGTGTTAAGCAGTGTCCAATTAGCAGTTTAGCCGAATAGTCGAGGCCGTCCGCTAATTCCAGCCAGGACTCTACTTTAGATTCCTCGGCATTTGATCCTTTGCCAGGGCGCATCTCGCGGAAATAGCGCGGGGTTTCATCTTCTGGGTCTAAGCTCGCAACAGCCCTGACAATCGGCTCCATGTCCTCAAAGGGTCGCTTGCCACTTGGCAACTCGCTGCGATGCCTCCAAAGCCTCAGAATGGCATGAAAGCAATCCTGCTTTGCTGATTCTTTGGCCTCTCCGTCTTCCGTTTCGCACCTGGTAATAAGTTCAGCTACATAGTGCGATATCCAACGACCAAGGGTATCAACTGACGGCTCTAGCCCAAGTTCATCTACGAGTTTACGCCCCAGTGTCACGATAGCATCAGAGTGTTCTAAATTGTCCGTCTGTTCCGAGGAGGTAGAGCTTTGCTTTTGTGGGGATTCGTTCATTGTCATTTTCAAGGCTGCTTTCGTACGGTCGACGTTGACGCCGACGATCTATCTGGACCTCTATTATCAAATCACGACCAAGCCTAGCTAGCAAATCAACGACGAAGTCCAAAGTTGCTTGAAGTAGACTACCGCGTTCAGGATTGCTGCTCTCATGACGCTTTGCTTCATCGTATTGGCCCCATACTTTCGAAGCCATCACAACCGATGCTGCTGAATTCCTCCAAAATCTATCGTCTAGGTCAGCAGTAACAGACATCAAATCAACTACGAAGCGTGCAGGCGAAGGTGGAGGAAAACTGATTCCTCCGGACCAACGATCCATACCATCCAATCCCTGGTCACGACAGTGGTCGACTACCCACCCCTTGAGTGCAAAGCCGAACTTATCGATTTCCATGTCACTTCCTGCGTTTGGGATGGCATAGTCATAAACATTTCCCGCTGTCCCAAGTGCTCTGAGAAGTGAATGCGATTTATCTGGCGTTACCAATGCGCTGTAGACTCGATTCGACTGCTCAAACTTAGAGTCAGTAGTTGTCCATGTCCCCCACACGTTGAGCATGCCTCCAATATTCAGAGCCTCGTCAAAATCGTCCGATGTGATGCGATAGTCTGTGCCGTCATCCTTCGTTCGATCCTGCCAAGAATACCGTGCCACTGGAACCGGATCACGTCTGTCCCAAAGCCAGCGCCCATCACCTCGCGACAAATCATGGCGGTCAAGCCTGTCTGCGAACTTGTCTATCTCCCCATACTCAGAATCGCGATATGTCGGGGTACTAGCTAGAAGATTTCCCGCGACCATCATCATGGCGTGATAGGAGTAATAAAAATGCAAGTTGTCGACTCGTGGATACGATCCGTGAGAATGAAGCGTGTGCCCTTCTTCATAAAGCCCACGTTTACTGCGCTCGTCGTCGTCCGAGCGTCCGCTTGCTTTGGAGCCGAAGGAGTTCCTGATTATCTTCAACGCTTCAGATTCGATCTCGTCTTGAGACAATGCGAATACTTCACCGATAGGTGCATACCAGTAAGGCCCAATATCGAAACCAAAGTAGAAACGATCATCGTCGCTGGTGGGAGTCTGAACTTTTGTCTTGGTTCTGCCACGGTCATAGGTCTTTGAATCGACAATGGGATAGGGGGATTGGTTGATGTTAACGAGTCGATCCTTGAGACCATTCTTGTCAGCAAGCCCCCCATTATTCATCAGCGCGAGCGCCGAGCGCGCAGCCAAAAGCCGGATTAGAACATGAGTCTGATCTTTGATCGCCCAATCCACGATTTGATCTGCAAACGGCACGAACGCTTCCGGGAACTCAGTCGCGGCGCGCGCCACGCCAATAAGGAACCATTGGAAAGCATGAAGGCCATAAAACGGTAGCCTTGCGTCGACAAAAGGAACGCCCTGCCTTTTTATTGCATAATTGAATATATGGCTGATCAGATCCTGCCGCCCCAATGTAGCTAGCCCGAGAACCACATGCGAGCCTTCCCATCGCAGGGCGGCTTCCGGCGCAGCCATTGATGTCCAAATGTAGCCTGCTAGCGCAACCTTTGTATCCGTGGGAGGCAATAGCTCATTCGACCATGGTCCATCCCCATCCCGATCCTCCAAGATTGGGGTTAGGAGGTGGAGACCGAAATCTAGCGTTTCAAGCGCCTCATCTTCAGATAGCTTAGTCGCAAGAAGGCCTACCAAAGAGAATAACCTGTCCGAGTTTGCTAGTGCGGACGATTGACCGACAGCATCGAGCACAGCATCGACTAATTCGCTTTCATTTATCCCTGCAAGTGTACAAGCGGTCGTGAAAGGCATTACTTCATAGTGTCGGTTTTTTGCAA
Coding sequences within it:
- the avs3b gene encoding AVAST type 3 anti-phage proein Avs3b — encoded protein: MTMNESPQKQSSTSSEQTDNLEHSDAIVTLGRKLVDELGLEPSVDTLGRWISHYVAELITRCETEDGEAKESAKQDCFHAILRLWRHRSELPSGKRPFEDMEPIVRAVASLDPEDETPRYFREMRPGKGSNAEESKVESWLELADGLDYSAKLLIGHCLTQAASLATDKSKEWVKDAMNAGRDDGPSEIVIKLVAPEDEFSTEPSLNQRVREQLEGRISRLKAFVNKAGALVEALELQLNSVSTIAEETPQPKS